Genomic window (Moraxella haemolytica):
ATTTGCTTGCCTGATGCCACATTGACCATAGGGCTATTAAAACCAATAAAATGATCCTGTCCACTGGTTCGGCTATAAAATTGCCCATCAAACTCACCAGGCGTCCATGCTGAGACAAAATAATGCTGAACAATACCCACCCAGCCATCTTTGCTGGTGATGTTTAATTCGCCATCATTAAATTTGCCAAATTTAAGCTTATTATATGGCTCATCAGGCGTACCCCAAGCACCGCCCAAATAAGTTGCCATACCCATCATGCCTTTGTTCTCAACACCAGGGTCAGCACTATCATCACGCTTTAATTGTGCATACATCTGACCTTGCCACGCTGCAGCAGAAGCATTGTTAATATTATAACTTAGTTTAATTGGATACTCGCCCGACTTAAAAGTGTAGGTCTTGGTAATGGTCAAACCATCTTTTTGGTAAGTTAATGGTACTCTTAGCTCACCCAAACCATCTAACTCATAATGCGTCTTAGGACTGGTATAAGTTGCACGACCTGATGCTGTATCAATGCCATCTTTGCCAATCAAGCCAGACTGTGCCACATAAGTGCGAGCATTTGACTCAAGTAAGGTGAAATACTCTTTGCTATCTAGTGTTTCGTTGTACTGTTTAAGGGCGGCATAAACGATGTCGCCACCCACAGGATTGATACGAATGTCATAGCGGTCAGTTGAGACGCTAATGAGATTGGCAGTACTTGCAGTAGATGCAGGGACATCAGCCGTTTGCCCTGCTGCCACTGGCACATCTCCACTGCTGACGGCAGGGACATCAGCCACGCTTGACTGTGTTGGCACAGAAGGGGCTTTTGGTATATTCATTAAGTCATCTCGCCAAGCCAACACAAGCAAATAGGTTGTGATTAAGATGGCAATGATGATTAAAATCCGCAGAATCTTTTGCATGGAATCGTTCCTAATAATGCGTTTGGGCGACACAAAAAGACGCACCTTGACAACATTTTATGAATAAATTGTGAGTAAACCCTTTATTTTACTAAAATTTACGCCAAAAACCTAGAAAATTCTTAAAAAGCTGGCAGACTAAGTGGTTCGCATCAAGTGATTTAATCTACCAACATAATCAAAATCATCAGTAAATACCCCAATACCAGAATGATTTGATTTACTGCCGACATACCGATAGTGATACACAGACATTGGCACAGGCACAAAGTCTATACCAGAGCCACCCAAGGGATGACAACTTAAAATGCGTTTAGCCACCAAAGGCAATCCTGCCCAAGTCCCATGCCACAAAATCGCCCACCTACCATAGTGCGAGCAACTTGGATAATAGCGACAGCGAGCAGACATCAGAGGACTGATGGCCTTTTGATAAAACCAAATCAATCCAATTAGCACTTTTTTTATCATGACAGACTTAGCACAACATTTTTAATGATTAATCCATACCAATCATTATTTATAAAAATATTCTATAAATAAGATTTTGGATACAAGCTCTTAATTTTCTCAAAAATCTCTGCTATCTCAGCATAAATATCTACTTCTTTTGTTAAGCTAATCTTAACAATAAGAACTAAATCTATATCACCAATGCAATGCTGATTCAAACGAAACACTTCTCTGGTACAGCGTTT
Coding sequences:
- the yidC gene encoding membrane protein insertase YidC — its product is MQKILRILIIIAILITTYLLVLAWRDDLMNIPKAPSVPTQSSVADVPAVSSGDVPVAAGQTADVPASTASTANLISVSTDRYDIRINPVGGDIVYAALKQYNETLDSKEYFTLLESNARTYVAQSGLIGKDGIDTASGRATYTSPKTHYELDGLGELRVPLTYQKDGLTITKTYTFKSGEYPIKLSYNINNASAAAWQGQMYAQLKRDDSADPGVENKGMMGMATYLGGAWGTPDEPYNKLKFGKFNDGELNITSKDGWVGIVQHYFVSAWTPGEFDGQFYSRTSGQDHFIGFNSPMVNVASGKQITLDATLYAGPKVQKELAPVAVGLEKTVDYGLLWPISKTLFAILEALHKVLGNWGWAIIGLTILVKIALFWLSNKSYVSMAKMRAIAPKLQALKEKHGDDRMAMSQEMMQLYRDEKVNPMAGCLPILLQMPIFLGLYWCLVESVELRHAPWILWIKDLSAMDPWFILPIIMGATMFIQQLLNPQPTDPMQAKMMKIMPLIFAAFMLFFPAGLVLYWTVNNLFSMAHQHWVNKRVGKEMQSNA
- the yidD gene encoding membrane protein insertion efficiency factor YidD — encoded protein: MIKKVLIGLIWFYQKAISPLMSARCRYYPSCSHYGRWAILWHGTWAGLPLVAKRILSCHPLGGSGIDFVPVPMSVYHYRYVGSKSNHSGIGVFTDDFDYVGRLNHLMRTT